In one Juglans regia cultivar Chandler chromosome 11, Walnut 2.0, whole genome shotgun sequence genomic region, the following are encoded:
- the LOC108987847 gene encoding uncharacterized protein LOC108987847, translating into MALRRFFGFSDGELMRADAKPCSRLMRQTAGIFTVGGGLSFWILCRLHYGPRITVPRSLRWATCGAVSVSSTSALLVRLFSPECEPQNIAAYDNKK; encoded by the exons ATGGCATTAAGAcgattttttgggttttctgaTGGCGAGTTGATGCGGGCGGATGCAAAACCTTGTTCCAGATTGATGAGACAAACAGCTGGGATTTTTACAGTTGGAGGAGGATTATCATTTTGGATTCTATGTAGATTGCATTATG GTCCCAGAATTACGGTTCCTAGAAGTCTTCGTTGGGCAACTTGTGGAGCAGTATCGGTCAGCTCAACCTCCGCTTTACTGGTTCGCTTATTTAGTCCTGAATGTGAACCCCAGAACATAGCTGCTTATGACAATAAAAAGTAG